A region of the Microbulbifer pacificus genome:
CGCCGCTGGCCTATCGCGGGGCGCTGATTACCGAGCGGGTACCCGATTCCCGCACCCTGACGCAAGTTCTGTGTGACAGACCGGTGGATAACGCGCAGTGGTCAAAGCTGGGGGCGTTGATCGCGCGCTTTCATCAAAAAAATGTGTATCACGCGGATCTGAATGCCAGCAATATCCTGCTCACCGGCAGCGGCGATTTCTACCTGATCGACTTCGACAAGGGATCCATTCGTAACTCCCTGAGCCGCCAGGATGCGGATGCCAACGTGGCGCGCCTGCGCCGTTCCCTCGACAAGCTGCAGAAGCGGCACAGCGAATTCCATTTCTCGGAAGACAACTGGCAGGCGCTGGAAAGCGCCTACCGTGCCGCAGTCGCTGATTGATCTCCTGAATCCGGAATATGCCTAGACCGCGTAATAGTCCCGGTACCACTCCACAAACTTCCGCACTCCCTCGCGCACGCTGGTATCCGGCTTGTAGCCGATCGCCTGCTGCAGGCGGTGGGTATCCGCGTGGGTGTCGGGAATATCGCCCGGCTGCATCGGCAGCAGTTCGCGGATCGCGGTTTTCCCCAGGGCCTCCTCCAGCGCGTCGATATAGTCCGACAGTTGCGCGGGATTACCGTTGCCGATATTGAAGATGCGGTAAGGCGCGTTACTGGTACAGGGCGTGGGCGCTGCCCCGGACCAGCTGGCATCCGGCGTGGCGATCTGGTCGCTGGACTGGATCACCCCCTGCACTATGTCGTCGATATAGGTGAAATCCCGGCTGTGATGGCCGTGATTGAACACCGGGATGGGTTTGCCCTCGAGAATCAGGCGGGTGAACTTGAACAGCGCCATATCCGGGCGGCCCCAGGGGCCGTACACGGTAAAGAAGCGCAGCCCGGTGGTGGGCAGGCGGAACAGGTGGCTGTAACTGTGGGCCATCAGTTCGTTGGCGCGCTTGGTGGCGGCGTAAAACTGCAGCGGGTGGTCGACGCCGTGATCCTCACTGAACGGCATGCTGGTGTTGCCGCCGTACACGCTGCTGGTGCTGGCGTAAGTCAGGTGCGGGGTGGCCGCGTGGCGGCAGGTTTCCAGCAGGTTGGAAAAACCCACCAGGTTGCTTTCCACGTAGTCTTCCGGGTGGTCGATGGAGTGGCGCACCCCGGCCTGGGCGGCGAGGTGGATAACGCGGTCAAACTGGTGCTTTTCGAAGCAGCGATCCAGGGCGGCGCGGTCGGCGATATTCGCGCGCACGAATTCATATTCGACGCCGTGCTGTTGTGCGGCGCTATACAGCGCGCGCAGGCGGTCTTCCTTGAGGGCGGTGTCGTAGTAGTCGTTGACATTGTCGAGACCCACCACGGCATAGCCCCGCGCCATCAGGGTTTTCGCCACGTGAAAGCCGATAAAGCCCGCATTGCCGGTAATCAGATACTTCATGGATAGAGTCAGGTCGCAGTTAGCCCGTGGGGGTGGCCGACAGAATTTCCGGTGTTCCGCAATTGTAGTCAGCCCATAAAAAAGGCCGGCACTATAGCAGTGCCGG
Encoded here:
- a CDS encoding 3-deoxy-D-manno-octulosonic acid kinase, translating into MGYRQFKSKLARVIYDDEVVDADCEKLFHCDWHKANSACALVERGKAVMFKYREWELVFKQYHRGGLAGRLVEKSYLYSRLPNTRVWREFNMLRAMRELGLPVPRPVAARCVSLPPLAYRGALITERVPDSRTLTQVLCDRPVDNAQWSKLGALIARFHQKNVYHADLNASNILLTGSGDFYLIDFDKGSIRNSLSRQDADANVARLRRSLDKLQKRHSEFHFSEDNWQALESAYRAAVAD
- a CDS encoding NAD-dependent epimerase, with translation MKYLITGNAGFIGFHVAKTLMARGYAVVGLDNVNDYYDTALKEDRLRALYSAAQQHGVEYEFVRANIADRAALDRCFEKHQFDRVIHLAAQAGVRHSIDHPEDYVESNLVGFSNLLETCRHAATPHLTYASTSSVYGGNTSMPFSEDHGVDHPLQFYAATKRANELMAHSYSHLFRLPTTGLRFFTVYGPWGRPDMALFKFTRLILEGKPIPVFNHGHHSRDFTYIDDIVQGVIQSSDQIATPDASWSGAAPTPCTSNAPYRIFNIGNGNPAQLSDYIDALEEALGKTAIRELLPMQPGDIPDTHADTHRLQQAIGYKPDTSVREGVRKFVEWYRDYYAV